In a genomic window of Halalkalicoccus sp. CG83:
- a CDS encoding sodium:calcium antiporter translates to MVEVGMAIVLAAVGTAIVWKGSGWLEDAADRLAIGYGLPAAVQGAIVAAAGSSMPELVSVLVSTLVHGEFELGVGVIVGSAVFNLLVIPGIAVLIDEGLETTRDLVYKEALFYMLAVATLLLTFSLAVVYYPHDAGELGGTVTRPLALFPLGLYAFYVFTQYLDAADHDDESDERVDLPRTWIRFGLGLALIVVGVEALVRAAIDLGDAFGTPAFLWGMTVVAAGSSFPDAFVSVAAARSDRPTVTLANVLGSNVFDLLVAVPAGILVAGALTIEFAHVAPMMGFLVLSTVVVLAGMRTEMRLSRREAWLLLVLYAVFVAWLVLESVGMTSVIRP, encoded by the coding sequence ATGGTCGAGGTCGGGATGGCGATCGTCCTGGCCGCGGTCGGCACGGCGATCGTTTGGAAGGGGAGCGGTTGGCTCGAGGACGCCGCGGATCGACTGGCGATCGGATACGGACTGCCGGCCGCGGTCCAGGGGGCGATCGTCGCCGCGGCGGGTTCGAGCATGCCCGAACTGGTCAGCGTCCTCGTCTCGACGCTCGTCCACGGCGAGTTCGAACTCGGCGTCGGGGTGATCGTCGGCTCGGCGGTGTTCAACTTGCTGGTGATCCCCGGCATCGCAGTGTTGATCGACGAGGGGCTGGAAACGACCCGTGACCTGGTCTACAAGGAGGCGCTGTTCTACATGCTCGCAGTCGCGACCCTCCTGTTGACGTTCTCACTGGCCGTCGTCTACTACCCGCACGACGCCGGCGAACTCGGAGGAACCGTCACGCGTCCTCTCGCGCTGTTCCCGCTCGGACTGTACGCCTTCTACGTCTTCACCCAGTACCTCGACGCCGCCGATCACGATGACGAATCGGACGAGAGGGTCGATCTCCCCCGGACCTGGATTCGCTTCGGTCTCGGGCTGGCGCTCATCGTCGTCGGCGTCGAGGCGCTCGTACGCGCGGCGATCGACCTCGGCGACGCGTTCGGGACGCCGGCCTTCCTCTGGGGGATGACCGTCGTCGCCGCCGGTTCGAGCTTTCCCGACGCGTTCGTCAGCGTCGCGGCCGCGCGGTCCGACCGCCCGACGGTCACCCTCGCGAACGTGCTCGGAAGCAACGTCTTCGACCTACTGGTCGCCGTGCCGGCGGGTATCCTCGTCGCCGGAGCGCTGACGATCGAGTTCGCGCACGTCGCGCCGATGATGGGGTTTCTGGTCCTCTCGACGGTCGTCGTGCTCGCGGGCATGCGGACCGAGATGCGACTCTCGCGGCGAGAGGCGTGGCTACTGCTCGTGCTCTATGCGGTGTTCGTCGCGTGGCTCGTCCTCGAGAGCGTCGGGATGACGTCCGTGATCCGGCCGTAG
- a CDS encoding GNAT family N-acetyltransferase produces the protein MASEINVREATRDDVEAIRSIARRSWGEAYEDVLSDETVDELLAAGYSTAAIEELVTSPEAELFVATANGEPVGYASTTPDESERIGDVSVYVEPERWGEGIATRLLERTEAALREREIERVRDSVLVENDAGNAFYGARYQKVDQRDVEIGGETHRANVYEGEID, from the coding sequence ATGGCCTCGGAGATCAACGTCCGGGAGGCGACCAGAGACGACGTCGAGGCGATCCGCTCGATCGCGCGCCGTTCCTGGGGGGAGGCGTACGAGGACGTGCTGAGCGACGAGACGGTCGACGAACTGCTCGCGGCGGGCTACTCCACGGCCGCGATCGAGGAGCTGGTGACGTCCCCGGAGGCGGAGCTGTTCGTCGCGACCGCGAACGGCGAGCCGGTCGGCTACGCCAGCACTACGCCCGACGAGTCGGAACGCATCGGCGACGTAAGCGTCTACGTCGAACCCGAACGCTGGGGTGAGGGGATCGCCACCCGACTGCTGGAACGGACGGAGGCCGCGCTTCGCGAGCGCGAAATCGAGCGCGTTCGCGACTCCGTCCTCGTCGAGAACGACGCCGGCAACGCGTTCTACGGCGCGCGCTACCAGAAGGTCGACCAACGCGACGTCGAGATCGGCGGCGAGACGCACAGGGCGAACGTCTACGAGGGCGAGATCGACTGA